In Thermoanaerobacterium xylanolyticum LX-11, the genomic window AGAAACAGAATGCGTTTACTTCTTTCGATATTATCGTCAAGTATGAATATGAGGGATTGGAAAAAAAGTATGAGCATCATTTAAAGGGCAGGTGGAATGTTGGCGAATTGGCAGAAATAATTACACCGATTGGGAAAAATATATCCGGGAATGTTAATATTGATTTTCATATTACAGCTACAATTGAAGGCGAACGTCCTTATCATTATAAGGATAAGATAGAGTTTTCTTTCACTGAGAATATGTATTTTGAAGAAATAATGTTCAATAAGCAAGGTATCCAGAAGAATTTGCATGTAAACAAAAAAAGTTTTGCATTTACATTTAATTAATTCATATAAGAATATAAAGCAAATATATGTTAGTTTTGACGCATTTTAGACCGGCAAGTCTTATGACGCATTTTATTTGATATTGTAAAAAATTACTGATATTTCACGTATTTTTGTATACCCTTATATATAAGGAATGGATTTTTTTTCGGTCAGTTGGAGCTCTGTATCCAACTATTGCCGATATAATTCCATCCTTTTTTATTAATATCTAATATGTATTGGTGCCTATAATGAAAACATGACTCTAAATTAATTCGTGTTTTGTCCATATTTAAGTACAATATAATATTAAATTGAAAGGAAGTATATTAGAATGTTTCGCTCTTATTTAGTTTGCAATAAAAATACAAATATTAATATAGATGTTGAAAATGACTGGAATATGAAGATTCCCGGATTAGTAAAAGTTCCATTTTTTGATTCTGATGAACCTAATGTTGGCTATGTTGTATACTATTCAGAAGTTAAGAGAGTATACGGGATAATTAAATACAACGTTTTTACTGGAGAGAAGATTTGGGAAAATAGCGTAATTAATGGTGGGTATGGAACATCATTGGTTTGGAGAAACCTTGTAATTATACTAAAAGGTTTTTGCGGAATTGCGGCATTTGATAAGTTTACAGGTGAGTTTGTTTGGGAAGTCAAATGTAATGCTAGAGTTAGGACATCCCTAAATATTTCAAATGATTCATTATGGTTTGCTTCGGGTGGAGTTATTAACCAAGTTAATTATAATGGGAAAATATTGAATACCATTAAGCTTGACGGAGCATTTTTCTTTGGCACTATTTCTTTAAAGAATGACCATATTATTAGCATCGGAACTAAATTTGATGAGAATTCGCAATCATCAAGGTTATATATATGGGGTATAAATATAAATGGTGACATTTTATTTGAAACTGATCTGGGAACAAGTCATGTCATAAGCTCAGATACTTCGGGGTTTTGACTGGTAGATGATGATATATTCGCAACTTGTGGAGAATATATATTTAAACTCAACCACCACCTGCTAAAGCAGGTGGGTTGGATATGCCGCTTAAGCAGCTTAAAACTCGCCTAAAGTAAAATTATCATTCTTTTGATTTTCTTCTATGTCTTGATTTTGTATATACTCTATTATCACTTCATCTGTTACATTGCCACTACTTGCTGCAAAATATCCTCGTGCCCATAAATGTTGTCCCCAAAATTGTTTGTTAAGCTCCTTATTCTCCATTAGCAGCTTTCTCGAACTATATCCTTTTATATATTGCACTAGCTTACTTACTGACAAATGTGGTGGTGCCGACACTAGTATATGTATATGATCTTTTGATACATGTCCTGATAATATTTCTACTTCATTATTTTTGCATACCATTCTTATTAGTTCTCTTGTCCTTTCAGCTATTTTCCCAACCAATACCGGTTTTCTATATTTTGTTATCCATACTATATGATATTTTAGATCATATGTAGCATGTGACGACTTTCTATAATTTTGCATATTTATCACCTCTAGTTTATTTTTTACTAGAAGTGATTATTTATTTTTATTCGTTGACCTAAAGGTTTCAGCTTAAGCTGAGGGATTTAACCCCATTATACAGACATTAAGCAGTCCTGCGAAGAACTTGGAAGAACTCAAGAAATATGAGTTAAATCAGGACATAGAGTTAAATTTAAAGGAATAAATAGTAAATTGGTCACTCAATTGGCAAAATCAATAATCTGCAGTGTCTTTCTAAAATACGGAAAATTACAGAAAGGATATGATGGCAAGTGTCATATGATAAAAAAATGAATGTACTAAATATATATATAAAAGATTTGTTTAAAAAAATTGGAATTATTAAGATACTGCTTTATTGCATGGTCATGTTATTGTACTATTCACTATTTTCCTTACAGCCTTATTTTTTGCCACGGATATATGAATCCACAGTTGAAGGTAAATATAAACTAAATTATATATATTTATTGTTGACATTTGTAACCTTTATGTCAACGTCGATGATGAACTATCCAAATAATTATTTCCTACAATGCATTAGAAAATATACGAAACAATTAATTTGGGAACGAAATAAAGAAAAGAATTATTTGTATTTTATTAATAAAGAAGTTGGAAATATACAAAATTTGATATCAGAAGTATCGCGCTCAGTACGTAATATACAGTATGAAATCATACAAGTTATCATAAAATCTATTGTAATGATCATTATTTACACAATTATATTATATAGTTACAAGCACAATTTTGTCTGCTTCGTATGCTGTATCTTATTTAATATTTTTTCTTGTGTCATGTTTACTGTCAAAAGAGAATAAAAAGGGCATAAAAGAAGTATTAAAGTCAAGTTCAAAAATTAACGCATATACAATAGATTATTATAAAAATATTGATACTATTATTACAAATAAATCTTTTGGTCTAGAAAATTCGATTTATGATAAATTGCTTGATGATGAAAAAGCATCATATTATAATCTTCAAAAGAAAATTGATAATTCGCATCTATTACAACAGGTCATTTTGACAGTGATAACTCTTATGCTGTTAATTATAGAAGCATATTTCAAAAGAAATTTTGTAGCTGATATATCGTTTCTTTTAATACTAATTTACTCAGCTTTTAATCTAAGTAGCTTTGGAAAGGCATTCTTGTCGCTACTTGAATACAAGGATAGAATCAAAGTCGCTTTAGAAATGCTGGAGTATGGAAAAACTGACAAAACAAGTTTACGTAATTTTAAAGAAATATCAGATGATAAAGCACCTTGCATTCAATTGGTAAATCTGTCTTTTTCTTATAATAATAAACCTGTTATTAAAAATATTAATATAAGCATCAACAATAAAGATAAGATTGCAATTATAGGGAAGAATGGTTCTGGAAAATCAACATTACTTAAATTAATAGCAGGTCTTTTGACTGATTACCAAGGTGAAATAATCTGGAATAAGAAAAGTAATCTAGATTTTAACGAAATACGTTATTATTCTCAGTCTGCTAATCTCTTTGACCGTTCAATCTATGAAAATATGATTTATCCAAAGGAAAGTTATCCTATAGAAGAAGTAAAAAAATTAGTTAAGAAATTAAATTTGAATTCTTTGGTAACTAATGAGGAGGATTTATTAAACAAAACGCCGGGAGATTTCGGAGCGAAGTTTTCGGGAGGAGAAAAGCAGAAAATATTGATAGCAAGAGCTATTGTTAATAAGGCACCAATTGTTTTATTTGATGAAATAACGGCATCTTTAGATAAACAAACTGACACGCTCTTCACCAAAATACTGAATGAGTACTTTGAAGATAGCATTGTAATTTGTGCAACACATAAAAAAGTTGGCATTGAGGCATTTAATAAGGTGTATGATCTGGATGCTAAATAAATGTGCCGTATTTTTCTATGTATTTGTCAAATGAAAGTTACGCCAAATTTTAATCGTATTTTCCTCTACTTAATCTCTACTTAATAGTATAAAAAATCAAGCTGCGACAAAATCATTTCAAGTCTTGTTGCTGGTTGAAATTTTATTAATTCCTTGAAGGAAAATAAACATACTTGTCGAATATAACAAGTAAGTTCACCTCTTTTGTTAAAATTGCTTTACTATAATGATACCAGAAAACTAGACAGACAAAAAGTCAAAAATAAGTTAGAATATAGTTATGAATAAGAGAAGAAATTTTACACCAGAACAAAAAGCAAGAATTGTATTAGAGGTATTACGAGAAGAAAAAACGCTTAATGAAATAGCTGCTGAATATGAAATACATCCGAATATGATTAGCCGCTGGAAAGCAGAATTTGTCAATAATGCAGCAAAGGTATTTGCCAAAGAAACCGACGAGTTAGAAAAGGTCAAAAAAATATATGAAAAGGAGAAGGAGGAATTATTAAAACAAATAGGGCAGCTCTCTTATGAGAATGTCTGGCTTAAAAAAATCTGGTCAATTCTAAATCTCGTGAAGAACGCATGAAGATGATTGATATGGGTGATAAAAAGCTTAGTATTAGCAGGCAGGCTGAGTTCTTGGGTATTAATCGTACAAGTCTTTATTACAAACCTGTGCCAACAAGCGATGAAGAATACATGATTAAGCGTATCATTGATGAAGTCTATACAGCCCATCCCGAATATGGCTATCGCAGAATGACAACTATACTAAGGAGAGATTATGGAATTCTTATCAACTGTAAAAGGACTCGCCGTTATATGCGAGAAATTGGCATACACGGATTCTGCCCTGGACCAAATCTTAGTAAATAAAGCAGCATGGAGCACCAGAAATCATAAACAGTGACCAAGGTTCACAGTTTACATGTGAAGACTACATAAACTTACTGAAAGAAAATAGCATAAAAATATCTATGGATAGTAAAGGCAAAGCATTGGACAATCGCTGTATAGAACGATTTTTCAGAAGCTATAAGTGGGAGAAGCTTTACCTGGAAGACTGTGAAACTGGGCATCAGCTAAGAAAAATAACACAAGAATATATTGAATGTTACAATAACAAGAAACCACACCAGTCGTTAGGCAATAGAACGCCTGCTGAATATTACTATAGCAAATCTAATATTCTTGTGCAAGCTGGTTAAGTCTGCCACATTTATCACATGTTCCCTGTGGTGAGCTTCTCATTCCATGCCTTGATGCATCAGTAGTAGACAACATTGTGAAACACCAAAATGTTGATGCTTGACATAGCTGTCTAACATGGTATGCACTCATCGTAATAAGGTTAAACACTTAAATAACTTCAGTTCATGTATCTAACTTACATTTTATATAAAATTATCAAAATAAAGGATGTGCAAAAATCTAACTTAGGTTTTTAAAAAAATTGTCTTGACAGATGGGGGCATTATAACGAGTTATCCAAAAATGAAATGAAGGGTGGAATTGCAATGAAAGTGTCAGATGTATTAATTAAATGTGGTTTGGCTATATATGCTATTAGCATTTTTGTGAATTTTACTATTTATAAAATACCTAAAATACCTATGATTATTATCTTATGTGTAGCTAGTGTTTTGATTTTAATGGGCTGTGTGTTTCTTCGTATTGGGAAATAAATCTGAAGTTTTGTTATCTGTCCTAAAATTTATTTAGAATCTAATTTTTAATTTATGTTTTTAATTTATGCCATAGTATAACGTTGGAAATTAGTTTCCGAAATCACTCGTGGTTATATCTTAATTATAGCAGGAAATAAAGTCATCAAATAATACATACTGTTAAACAGCAAGATATCCCATCCTGAAAAATTGAGATTAAATAAGCTGATTTATCATAAAAAAGTATAAAGATTAAACAATCACTAAACATTGTTTTTACTTAAAAATTCACATTATACAATCTACAAGATCATATTATTCTAGAATCATATACATATAGCTGTAAGTATATTTATTTTTGGGTTTTACGCTTTTTGGGTAAATGCCATTTTGAATGTATCTTCTCCCCCGGATTGAACCGGGAGAAAGTTATTTTATGGCACCAACCCTCTCCGAAGTGCTCAGGTTGCACCCCTGCATTTCCCTATCCCCTCCGGAGAAGAAGATACACTCATATATACAATTATTCTGTAATATTTATATCGCTCTGAGCTCTAAATACTAGCTCACCATTTATAGTTTTTTGACTTTCTTTAGCTCCTAAAATCATTGACATTTCTACAAGTAAATTAATTTTTCTTAAATATCCATTTGTACTTGAATATATTAATTCAATTGCGTCATCAGTAAATATTGTTTCATTGCAGCCTGCACATTTTAATCTGGTTGTTATATATTCTTTTGTTTCATCTTTGTTTAAACCTTTAAATGAATAGTTTAAGACTATTCGCTGCCTTAATGCTTCATGTGCTTGTCTATTCAACTGTATAATTAATTGTGTCTGTCCTGATAATATAAGCAATGCATAATTTTTTGTATCCATGTCAAAATTAAATATAATGCGTAAATCGTCAAGGATCGAGTTGCTTATGAACTGGGCCTCATCAACAATGATAACAGGAGTTATGTTCTTTGAATGATAACTTAATATTACATCCTGTATCTGGCGAAACATATCACATTTTCTATGCTTTGGCATTAATCCTAAGCCGTCGGATAAATACCTGTAAAAATCCATAACTGTAAGTATTGATATCGGTATGTATACAACCTTGTACATATTAGGATTTAAAGAATTTACAAAGCTTTTTAGTGTATATGACTTACCAGATCCAGGATCTCCTGTTATTAACCCAAATCCCTTTTTATCTTTTAAAAATTCTAATCTGCTCATTGCTTGTATATAATCTTGTGATTTGTAGTGATATTTTACATCACAGTCTTTAGAAAATGGATTAAATGTTAATCCATAATATACATTAAACATCATTTTTCCTTCTTTCTATTTACAGAGAAAAGTCTATTTCTTTTCTTCTTATCTTAGAATTATCAATTTTGTTTACGGGATGTATTGTTTGTAAGAGTTTGCCGTCTTCGCTGAAAATATATGCTTTATCAAGTGATTTTGGATAATATCGTATATTTACATAATCACCGATATATTGCATTGGTACTTCAAATTTAATTTTTTCTATTGATATTGTGGCATCTTTAATTACATGTCTTTTGACTCTATACAGAAATATGTTATCAAGCTCTTCCTTAGAATTTATGAATTTCATCGTGTCAGTATATTTAATAAATTTCTCTATGGGCTTCATATTTGTTGATGAATGTACTGTTTGATGATATATTCCTTCAATATATTTATTCAAGTTATCATTCAATTCGTCTATAGAAGATATTTTCTGCCAATCAAATCCATACATCCATTGGTCTTTTAATGTTCTGAAAAACCTTTCAATTTTTCCTTTCGATTCTGGCGAATACGGTTCAGCATAACATAAAGACGTTCCTAATGAGGCACATATTAAATGCAATTGTTCGCTTTGGAATACCTTGCCGTTATCAACAAATAGTTTTTTAGGAACACCTCTTTTTGAAACAGCTTTTTTAAATGCATCAATAAGTGATATTACATTATCTGTATCATAAAATTCTGCATGTGTTATTAACCTTGATGAATCATCCAGAAAAGCAATAAGGTACGTCTTGATTTTCTTATCGTTTATAATTAAGTATGGACCCATAGATATATCAGATTGCCAGCAGTCATTAGGATGCTCCATTTCAAAGGCTCTCCTGTCTTTTATGTTTAATGCTGATGTAGATATTTTACTTTTGCGAAGATATCTTTGAATTGTGGATAAAGATACCTTATCAAGCTCGATAAACTTTTTAGCTAAAAGTTCATGATAGATTGACTTAGCTGATCTTCTTGGATTATCGAGTTTTAGATTTTTAATATAGGTTTTAACATCATCAGTTAAAACTCTTGAAGCACCTTTGTCACATCTACTTTTAGGGTATAGACCTTCAAATCCATATTTTCTGTAGCAGTAAAGCCACGTCTTAATTGTATTAGGAGAAAATTCTCTTTTGCCTAATGAAGGCACATCATAAACTTTAGAAGTAATTACCTCCCTCTATAATCTTTGATTTTCTTTCAATATCTCACTCATTCTCAGATTCTCACAATCTTCAAAGAAGCCCTCATGTATATCAATGCTATTTATTCATGAATTTTACATGTGGTAGGTAACCTAAATAAGCTTCTATTGTTTTTCCATATTTTGGCCTATGGTTTCCACTTAAGCTCATGTGGCATACCCTCCCATGTCTCACAGGATCTTTGTCCTTAATTCCTTCGTTCTGCCTTACATGAGGTGGATGTCAGTTATGCTCCATTGCTGGGTCTTATGCCCTTATGGTGAAATTACCAACCTGACAATTCCGGCTCTCTTTGTCAATCTTCGAATTTTTAAATTGAGTTTTTAACTTTATTTGTCTTATTTTTGGCACCGCTTAATTATTCAAACCATCGCAGGAGCGAGGCTGTCAAGGGTTAGCTTTGTGAAGTGAAACGCAGCAAAGCTGAGACGTGGTCCTTGCCCTTGACTGACGAGTGACTGCGGTGTATCATCACCACGGCGGTGCAATTTATGCAGCATTCCTAATCTCTGGTCTTTTTATGTCTCTTAACATCTTATTTCCGTCGTATTTTACTCCTTTTTTCAGTATGGCAAAAAATACTCTGATTAACTTGCAGCATAAAACTATTATGGACTGTTTCTTTTTTAGCGGGTTTTCTTTTCTTGTGGTGTAGTATTTGTGTAATTCCTGAAATTCTTTGTTGTTTGCAAGTATGGGCATCATCATTTTGTATAAAGCACTTCTTAGTCTCCTTCTTCCTCTTTTGCTTATGGTGGTTTGCCCTTTATGCTGCCCTGAACTATTCTCAACCAGATTGTAACCCGCAAACTTCTGGATTTGCTTTGGATGCTCATATCTTGTTATATCGCCAACTTCAGCAATAAATGTTGCTGCTGTTATTACTCCTACACCTCTTATACCTAGCATTTCACTAGCATCAGGTACTTGCATAAAAAGCTCTTCTATTTTGCTTTCTATTTCTTTAATCTGCTTTACTATCATTTCGTACTGTTCAAGTATAATTTTTATCTCTATCTCTGCCATTTCAATGCCATCTCTTTTACCAACACTTTGACTCGCAGCTTCTATAAGCTTTAAAGCCCTCTTTATACCTACAGCACGATTAACTTCTTTCTTCCAAGCTGCAAGTATTTCCTCAGCTCTAATACCTATTATCTTTACAGGCGTTGGAAATTCCTTTAATGTTATTTCCCTTCCCAATCTGCAAAAACTTTATTAAACTCAGGGAAATATATATCAAGCCATCTTGCAACCCGGTTTTTTATCTTGTTTAAGTCCTTTGTAAGCATTTCCCTTATGTCTACTGCAATTCTAAGCTCGCTGTATATACCATCAGGTATATTAGGTTCAACATATCTTCCATCTTTAACTAGCATTGCAATTGTCTTAGGGTCTTTCCTGTCATTTTTAGTTGGCGAGTTGTCATCAAATTCTTTACTTCTTTTTACGTGGAATGGATTTACCAATACCACCTTATGGTTCTTATCTCTAAGAAACTGTGCAAAGCAAAGCCAATAATGTCCCGTTGGTTCCATACCAACCATCAAATGCTCTTTGTTGCTTTTATTCATAATTTCTACAGCCCATTTAAAGAATTTTTCCATTCCATCAATGTCATTGCTAAATTCAATACGCTTACCGTATTCTATTCCTCTAAAATCAAAAGCTCTAGCGTGATGTGTCTCTTTAGCAATGTCTACACCTACAATTAATGTCTTTTCTGTTATTTGCAATATCTTTAAATTTTGGTTATACTTCATATTAGGTACCTCCTTGTTATTTTGAGAGTCGTGTTCATGAACAATCGACATCTTGTATTTTATCAGGAGGTACTTTTTATTTCAAATCTTATATTTTTTTATTACAGGAATGCTCCATTATTATTAAAAATATCATTAATTAATTTCATAAAATAGCAAAAATCCTCAGCAATAAACAAAGAGATGTATTTTAGGTATTTGCAAAACCTCATAATGCCTTATAAAAGTGAAATTTCGCTTATATTGTGAATGTCAATAGAAATTTGAGCTAAATGCTAATGAATTTTTGAATCATTACTAATGGACTTTTCCTATGGTTGATATGTGAGTTTTAAAAATAATATTTGCTTTTATCTACATATAATTAATAACTCAAACTTCGCACTTATAAAAGTAGCTCTGTACCTTGATAATTCAATATTATTTGGCTATAAAATAGCATGAGACCTCCATTTTTGGTATAATTGAATTATCAAAAAATAAACCAATTGGAGGCTCATGCTATGAATAGTATAACACAAAATTACCAAATTGATAATAAGGTTTCTACTTCGATTAAAAGTTTCTTCAAAAAATATAGAATTTCGGCTGCTTTAAGGTTATCGAATGCTTACAAAAGCAAGGGTATTCCCGTTATTTCTATTTTCGAGTACTTATTCTGTATGATCTTTACCAATAGATCTATGTATATGAATATGCTAATGGGTACAAATCAGGTTGGTTTTAAGAAAGACACGGTTTACAGATTCTTAAACTCTATTCATATTAATTGGATTCGGTTTACCACTTGGCTTAGTGCACAGATTATAAATGAGACAATTACTGGGTTAACAAGTGACAAACGCGTAAATGTTCTTATTGTTGATGACTCTTTATTCGAACGCTCTAGCTCTAAAAAAGTAGAACTACTAGCAAAAGTATATGACCATGCTAAAAAAACATACAAATATGGCTTTCGCCTACTTACACTCGGATGGTCAGATGGAAATACTTTTATCCCAGTCAATGGATGTCTTTTATCTACTGAGAATCAAAAGAATCGTATCAATGAAGCTATACCTGTGGACAAGCGTTCCGCCGGGTATTTAAGAAGGAATCTATCCCAAACTAAAGCAACAGCCGTAGCTCTGGAATTAATAAAGACCGCTAAAAAAGCAATGATTCCAGCATCTTATGTATTGTTTGACACTTGGTTCTGTTCTCCCTCTTCTTTGATTGCTATTAAAGAAATAGGCTATGATGTTATTGCAATGGCAAAGAAAACATCAAAGATGCATTACCTATATAATGGAATAATGCAGCCGTTAACAGAAATATACAAGCAGAACAGAAAAAGAAGAGGCAGGTCTAGATACCTGTTATCCGTGGAAGTTTCCATTGAAAAAGACGGAAAATCTATTCCTGCTCGAATTGTATTTGTCAGAAACAGGAATAATCGAAAAGACTATCTGGCACTTATTACCACGGATATGAACCTTAACGAGGACGAAATCATTCGTATATACGGGAAGCGCTGGGATATAGAAGTCTTTTTCAAAGTGTGTAAATCATACTTGAAGCTCAGCAAGGAATGCAATTCATTATCTTACGATGCGATGACAGCACATACAGCAATCGTATTTACCAGATACATGATGCTTGCACTAGAGAACCGTCGATCATCAGATTTACGAACAATGGGAGAGATATTTTACTACATACAGGATGAAATGTCCGATATTACGCTGATTCAGGCTTTTCATCTACTTATGCAAGTATTCATAGATACAATAACAGATAAACTATCGTTATCTTCAGAACAGCTGGACCAATTACTTGATGCTTTTATGGCTGCGATTCCCAAAGAACTTAAGGAAAGACTTCCGAAGTGTGCATAATTGTGTAAATTACTATTACTTTTTTCTGGCAAAGCATTAAGTTTTCAAGGAACAGAGTAATTATTTATGTGCGAAGTTTTAGTTAATAAAATCAACATTTGCAAAGTGACCATCTGAGTAGTATTCTCAAACATTTCTGTCCATCTTGAAAATTCAAGGTTTGTAGATACAATTACACTTTCTTTTTCACTACGATTCGAAATTATTCTGAATAATAAATCAGCTTGGTTTCTATTAAAATATAGATATGAAAGTTCATGTAGAATCAATAGGTCCCACTTTTTCAAACTGTCTTTCAAGTTTTAAAAGCTTTTTGTACTCTTGTGTTTCTGTAAGTTCTGTGATAAGATTGGCAACGGTATAGAACTTTACGTTATCTCCCTGTTTACAAGCCGTTAGCTCTAAGCCTATTGAAATATGAGTTTTACCTGTGCCAATGTTTCCTATCATAATGACTCCCTTCTCCCTCCCTCTCGTTTTAGTGTGAAATTTTCTTAGACGAAAAAGCAGGAAAATAGCGGTAAAATGTAGAAATAAGACCTCACCATCCTCCCAAAAGAATAAGTTAGAAAACAAATAGGACAGTGAGGTCTTATGGTAATAATTCAACATACACTTCGAAAATTCCTGCTTGTTATAGAAAAAAATTTGAATCACTTGATGGAAAATATACCTATTTGGAATTTGAAGAAGAACTAAAAAAATTCTAAATGAATTAGGAAAAGAGATTTGTGCCGATGTACTTCATAAACTTGATCAAAGCATATATAAAGATAAAAGTAAGCTCAAGGATGTCATATTAAAACAGCAACATGAAAACTTAAAGCCAATATAACTACAAAAACAAACAGTGTATAAAGCAAAACAAAAACATAAAGCCCGAAAGCTTTCATTTAGAAGGATTATAGGCATTTTTATCCTTTTTTGCTGCGAAAGTACGGATATAATTCTTGCATATTTATAAAAAATCGAAATAAAATAAGGTATCCGCCATTTAACTGATACCCCTTCATTTTCACATTAGCACTTTTACACTTTTTATTTTTTAAGCACTTTTCAAGCACTTTTTTTATTTAGAAATCCTAAAATATGGAGCTGGCGAAAGGAATCGAACCTTCAACCTGCTGATTACAAGTCAGCTGCTCTGCCGATTGAGCTACGCCAGCATTTATCGCCCTGACATTTATGTATTATACCAGGTAAGATTGACTGTGTCAACACCTTTTTTAAAATTTTTATGCGGAACTGATGGTTATTTCATCAGTTCCTCTCTTATTATCGTCTTCTCCCTTCCGGGTCCTACAGATATTATAGAAGCATTTATCCCTGTCAATTCTTCTATTCTTTCTACATATTTCTTTGCGTTTTGAGGCAAGTCCTCAAATCTTTCTACATTTGTGATGTCTTCAGTCCATCCATCCAATTCTTCGTATACAGGCTCACAAATAGCTAAATCTTTCAGGCTGGCTGGAAATGTGTTTATTATCCTTCCATTTAACTTATATCCTACGCATATCTTTATCTTTTCAAATCCAGTGAGAGTGTCAAGCTTAGTAAGAGCAAATGACCTTATGCCAGACAGCTTTATGGCATAATTTACTATGACAATATCAAGCCATCCACATCTTCTCGGTCTTCCTGTCGTTGTACCATATTCGTGTCCTTTTTCTCTTAGAAGTTCACCTTCTTCATCCAAAAGCTCTGTTGGAAATGGTCCTTTTCCAACCCTCGTCGTATATGCTTTAACAACACCAACTACATCATCTATCATTGTTGGGCCAACTCCTGCTCCAACTGTTACTCCACCAGATATGGGGTGTGATGCTGTCACATAAGGATATGTTCCTAAATCTATATCAAGAAGCGTTCCTTGTGCACCTTCAAATAATACTTTTTTGCCTTCTTTTATTAAATCATACAATAGTGAAGTCGTATCTACAATGTACGGTTTAAGTATCTTTGCGTATTCAATGTATTCTTCGTATATTTCTTCG contains:
- a CDS encoding ATP-binding protein gives rise to the protein MKDSLKKWDLLILHELSYLYFNRNQADLLFRIISNRSEKESVIVSTNLEFSRWTEMFENTTQMVTLQMLILLTKTSHINNYSVP
- a CDS encoding adenylosuccinate synthase, which gives rise to MSTLVIVGSQWGDEGKGKITDYLAEKADVVVRYQGGNNAGHTVLKDGVEYKLHLIPSGILYPDKICIIGNGVVLNPGSLISEMNELKNQGVDVKNLKISDRAHIVLPYHIKLDELEETSKGENDIGTTKRGIGPCYMDKSERIGIRACDLVDQEVFREKLMMNLRKKNDIFTRIYGASEMSFEEIYEEYIEYAKILKPYIVDTTSLLYDLIKEGKKVLFEGAQGTLLDIDLGTYPYVTASHPISGGVTVGAGVGPTMIDDVVGVVKAYTTRVGKGPFPTELLDEEGELLREKGHEYGTTTGRPRRCGWLDIVIVNYAIKLSGIRSFALTKLDTLTGFEKIKICVGYKLNGRIINTFPASLKDLAICEPVYEELDGWTEDITNVERFEDLPQNAKKYVERIEELTGINASIISVGPGREKTIIREELMK
- a CDS encoding IS4 family transposase, whose translation is MNSITQNYQIDNKVSTSIKSFFKKYRISAALRLSNAYKSKGIPVISIFEYLFCMIFTNRSMYMNMLMGTNQVGFKKDTVYRFLNSIHINWIRFTTWLSAQIINETITGLTSDKRVNVLIVDDSLFERSSSKKVELLAKVYDHAKKTYKYGFRLLTLGWSDGNTFIPVNGCLLSTENQKNRINEAIPVDKRSAGYLRRNLSQTKATAVALELIKTAKKAMIPASYVLFDTWFCSPSSLIAIKEIGYDVIAMAKKTSKMHYLYNGIMQPLTEIYKQNRKRRGRSRYLLSVEVSIEKDGKSIPARIVFVRNRNNRKDYLALITTDMNLNEDEIIRIYGKRWDIEVFFKVCKSYLKLSKECNSLSYDAMTAHTAIVFTRYMMLALENRRSSDLRTMGEIFYYIQDEMSDITLIQAFHLLMQVFIDTITDKLSLSSEQLDQLLDAFMAAIPKELKERLPKCA
- a CDS encoding ExeA family protein codes for the protein MFNVYYGLTFNPFSKDCDVKYHYKSQDYIQAMSRLEFLKDKKGFGLITGDPGSGKSYTLKSFVNSLNPNMYKVVYIPISILTVMDFYRYLSDGLGLMPKHRKCDMFRQIQDVILSYHSKNITPVIIVDEAQFISNSILDDLRIIFNFDMDTKNYALLILSGQTQLIIQLNRQAHEALRQRIVLNYSFKGLNKDETKEYITTRLKCAGCNETIFTDDAIELIYSSTNGYLRKINLLVEMSMILGAKESQKTINGELVFRAQSDINITE
- a CDS encoding ATP-binding protein — protein: MIGNIGTGKTHISIGLELTACKQGDNVKFYTVANLITELTETQEYKKLLKLERQFEKVGPIDST
- the tnpA gene encoding IS200/IS605 family transposase; amino-acid sequence: MQNYRKSSHATYDLKYHIVWITKYRKPVLVGKIAERTRELIRMVCKNNEVEILSGHVSKDHIHILVSAPPHLSVSKLVQYIKGYSSRKLLMENKELNKQFWGQHLWARGYFAASSGNVTDEVIIEYIQNQDIEENQKNDNFTLGEF
- a CDS encoding ATP-binding cassette domain-containing protein, which gives rise to MSASYAVSYLIFFLVSCLLSKENKKGIKEVLKSSSKINAYTIDYYKNIDTIITNKSFGLENSIYDKLLDDEKASYYNLQKKIDNSHLLQQVILTVITLMLLIIEAYFKRNFVADISFLLILIYSAFNLSSFGKAFLSLLEYKDRIKVALEMLEYGKTDKTSLRNFKEISDDKAPCIQLVNLSFSYNNKPVIKNINISINNKDKIAIIGKNGSGKSTLLKLIAGLLTDYQGEIIWNKKSNLDFNEIRYYSQSANLFDRSIYENMIYPKESYPIEEVKKLVKKLNLNSLVTNEEDLLNKTPGDFGAKFSGGEKQKILIARAIVNKAPIVLFDEITASLDKQTDTLFTKILNEYFEDSIVICATHKKVGIEAFNKVYDLDAK